In the Roseimicrobium gellanilyticum genome, one interval contains:
- a CDS encoding two-component system sensor histidine kinase NtrB, whose protein sequence is MKSGFFDKIVKRMDRLEPAEVQRYLIRLVQEKGFFEKVFEALQEGVILLDGEGTVTYVNRAACGFFGFERELIVGRKLAEGVRGFDWEALAHTGGSVSRDLEVFYPENRYLNFYVTAIDEHEDLGFVMLIRDVTQFRKLTEEKIESERITALTLLAAGVAHELGNPLNSLTIHLQLMERKLKKLKGKEVPQLLEMLSVAQGEIKRLDFIIGQFLAAIRPTQPQLQRTQVNELIQEAVKFLTPELEQGKVKVKLDLATGLPSTPLDAGQMKQAFYNLIRNAAQAMPHGGTLTINSSFNDYEMRLSFADSGKGISTSNMSNLFQPFFTTRKTGTGLGLLIVRRIIREHGGEIELESREKEGTTVNIYLPLGEKRVRYLAGPPVVEEP, encoded by the coding sequence ATGAAATCCGGATTCTTCGACAAGATCGTCAAGCGCATGGACCGGCTCGAGCCGGCGGAGGTGCAGCGCTACCTAATCCGGTTGGTACAGGAGAAGGGGTTCTTTGAAAAGGTCTTTGAGGCGCTGCAGGAGGGCGTGATCCTCCTCGATGGCGAAGGGACGGTGACCTATGTGAACCGCGCCGCGTGTGGCTTCTTCGGTTTCGAGCGGGAGCTGATTGTGGGACGGAAGCTCGCGGAAGGCGTCCGCGGCTTCGACTGGGAAGCGCTGGCGCACACCGGCGGATCCGTGAGCCGGGATCTGGAGGTCTTCTACCCGGAGAACCGGTACCTGAATTTCTACGTCACCGCGATCGATGAGCACGAGGACCTCGGCTTTGTGATGCTCATTCGCGACGTCACCCAGTTCCGCAAGCTGACGGAGGAGAAAATCGAGAGCGAACGCATCACCGCCCTCACCCTGTTGGCCGCCGGCGTGGCGCATGAGCTGGGGAATCCACTGAACTCCCTCACCATCCATCTCCAGCTCATGGAGAGGAAGCTGAAAAAGCTCAAGGGCAAGGAGGTACCCCAACTTCTGGAAATGCTCTCCGTGGCCCAAGGCGAGATCAAGCGGCTGGATTTCATCATCGGCCAGTTCCTTGCCGCCATCCGCCCCACCCAGCCGCAGCTCCAGCGTACGCAGGTGAATGAGCTGATCCAGGAGGCGGTGAAGTTCCTCACTCCCGAGTTGGAGCAGGGTAAGGTGAAGGTGAAGCTCGACCTCGCCACCGGTCTGCCCTCCACCCCCCTGGATGCCGGGCAAATGAAGCAGGCCTTCTACAACCTCATCCGCAACGCCGCCCAGGCCATGCCTCATGGCGGCACACTCACCATCAACAGCAGCTTCAATGACTACGAGATGCGCCTGAGTTTCGCCGACTCTGGCAAGGGCATCTCCACCTCCAACATGAGCAACCTCTTCCAGCCCTTCTTCACCACGCGGAAGACCGGCACCGGCCTGGGCCTGCTCATCGTCCGCCGCATCATCCGCGAGCACGGCGGCGAAATCGAGCTGGAGAGCCGGGAGAAGGAAGGCACCACGGTGAACATCTACCTTCCCCTCGGGGAGAAACGCGTCCGCTACCTCGCGGGGCCGCCAGTGGTGGAGGAGCCCTGA
- a CDS encoding DUF3857 domain-containing protein: protein MLAVSALFGTAASLCAEDVSRKLPAIYEQALKSHLTPLEEVLKSLPAVPGNAEDGWVLLGEDVQYVTADGKRFLVEHEVIKALTDAGAEEIARTVRSYTRSRHKIHLALARTIQPDGTRQEVKPSASFLQSPQREADESLYHDTGELVIIFPNVKAGSIVEWIHVVEEHTPRVPGHLQTAFAFEWGWPIHRLRKVLDLPDEWAKRVKITPVGKGVPEPNPTVQKNGRTTMAWERQHIEAGRDEPSRAPFDQTGPLVRLTTFKDWNEFLDWYAPLTNKKTALGEVLETEVDKLTQGLSKPREILDRLATKVANDVRYVGLEFGDSDIEPHPVAEIWEHQYGDCKDKASLLKAMLAHKGITSHLALINTEHVGGVERRSPGVRDFNHVILRVELPEGPIFCDPTLSGVPAGIISPNDADRDVLLVKQPEQWERTPAQDAGTYSLDFEAKAIPTGEISGWATLRAHGYMASLYAEGERTRTKQQLEEFLQRRIERCYPGAEVVDVKQVPSSSSGVYEVSAYFVVPPSGALTLRFPFDAGFLPEPGDAKNRETDFFLWRDVNATKSVVKLPKGFRPSTLPAPQVLKTPQVEGKAAWEVTEEGLKATLHFEVKASRIPATEVRQLEQAVAALKTWLDRPLTLEAGEQVTTAPTGDGLGEFPMMPTGAGQLQLVYSRFPINGNLRLRRAALEKTLEYFPKDGAAQFNAQVQLAYLDTLEDQHDRALQRLQVPMASFRGSVTVEDAALGDYITGLAYSNKGADAEALAIMDKIVGDKQVSEFRRSWAQLQRATVLAKTDKPKAIEALLAGLELDSDNHDHLFMDLAELRLEAAQEDTFRKELVGYLEKHQEGAPLVMQRLAALAVSWAQSTPEKAAKLVAILDGADENQTLGQEYADSLKEALLAVNSGKGYALARKHLQEWMKKHPEQVPGATVPAELKTPEAFGEKIESLRKAEDQTKVMTEIIRLSLECLTQFEPGEWFEDRLWRLGTYADYMDLNDDQQESPPVLAAVLEACDLLPPGSKANSEGRFLRGRQLVRAEKLEAAATLLQDLSTSKDLDRDWHITAIQRLGMVLVQQKNYEAALKNWDRLEDYLNYAATADDLLRATLLSLQMNRPAQAKKYLKLMTQMKPETRGDAEAKEQLDSLLELAADEQAMQAWWDASAKWWPEWLSLEHKHGTPVPEGELILPLIGSAEELGGVLGNQARAGQKKESFDTIRKLVHAGRWDPRYAAEVAGMLGYLNSIRMSEVTPELRKLVVAMEGAGGIKTASYRRRLQIWAAAVLIESKQAPAALKIADAFFAGESGNPDAMTTAMARLQATAAQASGEKLAPAATQLERLLATQGAVPDAVRAAAVFDLAGVYSKLGRPEAEIVLLERELEHPAVTKTDSAIELLKQRLEVLREGGGAGDAPALAAKAWLAAGKTGWYDHARPKDMQDSKAENADKTIATANGLLPLEFVKLCLLITQDSKQADASRMDALIRLGWYTHAALPSLEDSGPRLEAVLSEKSLPRRTRGLHLDSFLRNAYVTQDREAIRKFGNHPVLAGLQPEDAPHHDIFRRWAALEPTDLAGHKEFGLALLEKQLTYFECEALKRCIMALAFGGKDADARALYEKLGHARFEDTKDKPPLQLAALKMINRAKKLLPYQEEMKALYLKHRPLPAGPPPVKLACKSDVQFNLSEADATAVREGWLKDGTWPRHSLDFWFDLTSDLPHSETRENLAFALLTLALEKAPEDGDRAQLIMGSSGYVDIDNPAAREKLAAILKPYRNRPDAPLTADSLKTRDLLVQMRVGETSDGFTVLTSLRDPRNLGRTRWQLFRKLYADQDKAGLKRLVEMTSVDELMSPLYAGLMTRIYLLLDMKDEAELATEQARGTIYESMTRGWVDPDRRTAFMGLHAAEAIGEPDLVPAVMAQELIPETKHEREKLFLSLLEARLRKDWEACAKHAAEGARLYPTFYDFYLMGGLALGNLGRGEEAVKALQTFLDHVHDDPDCVQARQMLERFSKKQP, encoded by the coding sequence ATGCTCGCGGTGTCGGCACTTTTCGGCACTGCCGCTTCCCTGTGTGCTGAGGATGTCTCACGCAAGCTGCCCGCCATCTATGAGCAGGCTCTCAAGTCCCACCTCACACCGCTGGAAGAGGTGCTGAAATCCCTGCCTGCCGTGCCTGGGAACGCAGAAGACGGCTGGGTGCTGCTCGGAGAGGATGTCCAGTACGTGACAGCGGATGGGAAACGGTTCCTGGTGGAGCACGAGGTCATCAAGGCCCTCACGGATGCGGGTGCGGAAGAGATCGCGCGGACCGTCCGCTCGTACACCCGCAGCAGGCACAAGATTCACCTCGCCCTCGCCCGCACCATCCAGCCCGATGGCACCCGCCAGGAGGTAAAACCAAGCGCCTCCTTCCTACAGTCACCCCAGCGCGAGGCGGACGAATCGCTGTACCACGACACGGGAGAGCTCGTCATCATCTTCCCCAACGTGAAGGCCGGATCGATTGTGGAGTGGATTCATGTCGTGGAAGAACACACTCCCCGCGTTCCGGGCCACCTGCAGACAGCCTTTGCTTTTGAGTGGGGCTGGCCAATCCACCGTCTGCGCAAAGTGCTGGACCTGCCGGATGAGTGGGCGAAGCGCGTGAAGATCACCCCCGTCGGCAAGGGAGTGCCCGAGCCCAACCCAACGGTCCAAAAAAACGGACGGACCACGATGGCATGGGAGCGCCAGCATATCGAGGCTGGCCGCGATGAGCCGAGTCGCGCGCCCTTTGACCAGACCGGTCCGCTTGTACGCCTCACCACTTTCAAGGACTGGAATGAGTTCCTCGATTGGTATGCACCCCTCACCAACAAGAAGACGGCGTTGGGCGAAGTACTCGAGACCGAGGTCGACAAGCTGACGCAGGGGCTCTCCAAGCCTCGTGAGATCCTTGATCGACTCGCCACCAAGGTCGCCAATGACGTGCGCTACGTGGGGCTGGAGTTCGGAGACAGCGACATTGAGCCTCACCCCGTGGCGGAAATCTGGGAACACCAGTACGGCGACTGCAAGGACAAGGCCAGTCTGCTCAAAGCGATGCTCGCGCACAAGGGCATCACGTCCCACCTGGCCCTCATCAATACAGAACATGTGGGCGGTGTGGAACGGCGCAGTCCCGGTGTGCGGGATTTCAATCATGTGATCCTCCGTGTGGAGCTGCCTGAGGGTCCCATTTTCTGCGACCCGACGCTCTCCGGCGTGCCGGCTGGCATCATTTCACCGAATGATGCGGACCGGGACGTGTTGCTGGTGAAGCAGCCCGAGCAATGGGAACGCACACCCGCCCAAGATGCGGGCACCTACTCGCTAGACTTCGAAGCCAAAGCCATTCCCACGGGGGAGATTTCCGGCTGGGCCACCCTCCGTGCGCACGGTTACATGGCGTCCCTTTATGCAGAAGGCGAGCGCACACGTACCAAGCAACAGCTCGAAGAGTTCCTGCAGCGTCGCATTGAGCGCTGCTACCCTGGTGCAGAGGTGGTGGATGTGAAGCAAGTACCCTCCAGTTCATCCGGCGTGTACGAGGTATCTGCTTACTTCGTGGTGCCGCCCTCCGGCGCTCTCACGCTGCGCTTCCCGTTTGATGCCGGTTTCCTTCCGGAACCGGGTGACGCGAAGAATCGCGAAACGGACTTTTTCCTGTGGCGCGATGTCAATGCGACAAAGTCCGTCGTCAAGCTTCCCAAAGGCTTCCGTCCATCCACGCTGCCAGCACCACAAGTGTTGAAGACACCCCAGGTGGAGGGCAAAGCTGCGTGGGAAGTCACAGAGGAAGGTCTGAAGGCCACACTCCACTTCGAGGTGAAGGCTTCGCGCATCCCTGCCACCGAAGTCCGGCAACTGGAGCAAGCGGTGGCGGCACTGAAAACCTGGCTGGACCGCCCGCTCACCCTGGAAGCAGGCGAGCAGGTCACAACCGCACCCACCGGAGATGGGCTTGGCGAGTTTCCGATGATGCCTACTGGCGCGGGGCAACTCCAGCTGGTGTACAGCCGGTTCCCCATCAACGGGAATCTGCGTCTTCGCCGTGCGGCACTGGAGAAGACACTCGAATATTTCCCGAAGGATGGGGCCGCCCAGTTCAATGCTCAAGTCCAGCTCGCGTATCTGGACACCCTTGAGGACCAGCATGACCGGGCTCTCCAGCGGTTGCAGGTTCCCATGGCAAGCTTCCGCGGCAGTGTGACGGTGGAAGACGCAGCGCTGGGTGACTACATCACCGGACTCGCCTACTCCAACAAAGGGGCAGATGCCGAGGCACTGGCCATCATGGACAAGATTGTGGGAGACAAACAGGTCTCTGAGTTTCGGCGCTCCTGGGCGCAACTACAGCGCGCCACCGTGCTCGCAAAGACGGACAAACCTAAAGCCATCGAGGCTCTGCTCGCGGGGTTGGAGCTGGACAGCGACAATCACGATCACCTGTTCATGGACCTCGCGGAACTGCGCCTGGAGGCTGCGCAAGAGGACACCTTCCGGAAGGAACTGGTGGGGTACCTGGAAAAGCACCAGGAGGGCGCACCCCTGGTCATGCAGAGGTTGGCCGCGCTGGCCGTGAGCTGGGCTCAGAGCACACCGGAAAAAGCGGCAAAGCTTGTCGCCATCCTGGACGGCGCAGACGAGAACCAGACTCTGGGTCAGGAGTATGCCGACAGCCTCAAAGAAGCGCTCCTGGCGGTGAACTCCGGCAAAGGCTATGCACTCGCACGCAAGCACCTGCAGGAATGGATGAAGAAGCATCCCGAGCAGGTACCGGGTGCAACCGTACCTGCGGAGCTGAAAACACCGGAGGCCTTTGGCGAGAAAATCGAGTCCCTGCGGAAAGCCGAAGACCAGACGAAGGTCATGACTGAGATCATCCGCCTCTCCCTGGAATGTCTGACACAGTTCGAGCCAGGCGAATGGTTCGAGGACCGCTTGTGGAGGCTGGGCACCTATGCCGACTACATGGATCTGAACGACGACCAGCAGGAGTCTCCCCCCGTCCTGGCAGCGGTACTGGAGGCGTGCGACCTGCTTCCCCCCGGGTCCAAGGCAAACTCGGAAGGACGTTTCCTGCGCGGGCGGCAACTCGTGCGGGCGGAGAAACTCGAGGCGGCCGCGACGCTGCTCCAGGATCTCTCCACCAGCAAGGATCTGGACCGTGACTGGCACATCACCGCGATCCAGCGGCTGGGCATGGTGCTTGTCCAGCAGAAGAACTATGAGGCGGCCCTGAAGAACTGGGACCGACTGGAAGACTACCTGAACTACGCTGCAACGGCGGACGATTTGCTTCGGGCCACGCTGCTGTCCCTACAGATGAACCGTCCCGCGCAGGCGAAGAAGTATCTCAAGCTGATGACCCAGATGAAGCCCGAAACCAGGGGCGATGCAGAAGCCAAGGAGCAACTCGACTCCCTCCTGGAACTGGCGGCCGATGAACAAGCCATGCAAGCGTGGTGGGATGCCTCTGCAAAATGGTGGCCGGAGTGGCTGTCCCTCGAGCACAAGCATGGCACTCCGGTGCCTGAAGGGGAACTGATTCTCCCCCTGATCGGCAGCGCCGAGGAACTGGGTGGGGTGCTGGGAAATCAGGCGCGGGCAGGTCAGAAAAAGGAGTCCTTCGATACCATTCGCAAGCTGGTGCATGCAGGCAGGTGGGACCCGCGCTACGCCGCAGAGGTGGCCGGAATGCTGGGCTACCTCAATTCCATTCGCATGAGCGAAGTGACCCCGGAACTGAGGAAACTCGTGGTGGCCATGGAGGGAGCCGGCGGCATCAAAACGGCTTCGTACCGCCGTCGCCTTCAGATTTGGGCCGCCGCAGTCCTGATTGAATCCAAGCAGGCCCCCGCCGCTCTAAAAATTGCAGATGCCTTCTTCGCCGGAGAGAGTGGGAATCCAGATGCCATGACCACGGCCATGGCCCGCCTTCAGGCCACCGCCGCACAAGCCTCCGGAGAGAAGCTGGCGCCAGCCGCCACCCAGTTGGAAAGGCTGCTCGCCACGCAGGGGGCCGTGCCTGATGCAGTGCGGGCGGCGGCAGTCTTCGACCTGGCGGGTGTCTACTCCAAACTCGGAAGACCGGAAGCGGAAATTGTACTGCTGGAGCGCGAGCTGGAGCACCCGGCCGTGACCAAGACTGACTCTGCGATCGAGTTGCTCAAGCAGCGGCTGGAGGTGCTGCGGGAGGGCGGTGGCGCTGGTGACGCTCCCGCCCTCGCTGCCAAGGCCTGGCTCGCTGCTGGCAAGACAGGTTGGTATGACCATGCCCGTCCCAAGGATATGCAGGACTCCAAGGCGGAGAATGCTGACAAGACCATCGCGACGGCCAATGGCCTGCTGCCGCTGGAGTTTGTAAAGCTCTGTCTGCTGATCACCCAGGACTCCAAGCAGGCGGACGCCTCGCGTATGGATGCGCTGATCCGCCTGGGGTGGTACACGCATGCGGCGCTGCCATCCCTGGAAGATTCCGGCCCACGCCTGGAGGCCGTCCTCTCGGAAAAATCCCTGCCCCGCCGCACCCGTGGCCTGCATCTGGACTCCTTCCTAAGGAATGCGTACGTCACCCAGGATCGCGAAGCCATTCGAAAGTTCGGCAACCACCCCGTTCTCGCCGGACTCCAACCGGAGGATGCGCCCCATCATGACATCTTCCGCCGTTGGGCCGCTCTGGAGCCCACAGACCTGGCAGGGCACAAGGAATTCGGTCTTGCGCTGCTGGAGAAACAACTGACCTACTTCGAATGCGAGGCCCTGAAACGCTGCATCATGGCGCTCGCGTTTGGTGGCAAGGATGCCGACGCCCGGGCTCTCTATGAAAAGCTGGGACATGCCCGGTTCGAAGACACCAAGGACAAGCCTCCGCTCCAGCTCGCCGCGCTGAAGATGATCAACCGGGCGAAGAAACTCCTGCCCTATCAGGAGGAGATGAAGGCTCTGTACCTGAAGCATCGTCCCCTACCCGCCGGTCCCCCTCCCGTGAAGCTGGCCTGCAAGTCGGATGTGCAATTCAACCTCTCCGAAGCGGATGCCACCGCGGTACGCGAAGGCTGGCTGAAAGACGGCACCTGGCCCAGGCACAGCCTCGACTTCTGGTTCGACCTTACCAGCGACCTTCCCCACAGCGAAACACGCGAAAATCTCGCGTTTGCCCTGCTGACATTGGCCCTCGAGAAAGCACCGGAAGACGGCGACCGCGCGCAGCTCATCATGGGCAGCAGCGGCTATGTGGACATCGACAACCCCGCCGCGAGAGAGAAGCTGGCCGCCATACTGAAACCGTACCGCAACCGCCCAGATGCGCCGCTCACCGCGGATTCGCTCAAGACGCGTGATCTGCTGGTGCAGATGCGAGTGGGTGAGACATCAGACGGATTCACCGTGCTGACCTCTTTGCGCGATCCGCGCAACCTGGGTCGCACCCGCTGGCAGCTCTTCCGCAAGCTTTATGCCGATCAGGACAAGGCTGGACTCAAGCGCCTGGTGGAAATGACCAGCGTGGATGAGTTGATGTCACCGCTCTACGCTGGCCTCATGACCCGTATCTACCTCCTGCTGGACATGAAGGATGAAGCGGAGCTGGCCACGGAACAGGCGCGCGGCACCATCTATGAGAGCATGACCCGTGGCTGGGTGGACCCGGACAGGCGCACTGCTTTCATGGGGCTGCATGCGGCGGAAGCCATCGGGGAGCCGGATCTAGTGCCCGCTGTCATGGCCCAGGAATTGATCCCTGAAACGAAACACGAGCGGGAGAAGCTCTTCCTGAGCCTGCTGGAAGCCCGGCTGCGCAAAGATTGGGAGGCCTGCGCGAAGCACGCAGCGGAGGGTGCCAGGCTCTATCCCACCTTTTACGACTTCTACCTGATGGGAGGCCTCGCCTTGGGCAATCTGGGGCGCGGTGAGGAAGCGGTGAAGGCCTTGCAAACCTTTCTGGACCATGTCCATGATGACCCGGATTGTGTACAGGCACGCCAGATGCTGGAGCGCTTCTCCAAGAAGCAGCCCTGA